One part of the Aspergillus fumigatus Af293 chromosome 7, whole genome shotgun sequence genome encodes these proteins:
- a CDS encoding hexose transporter protein codes for MTSHHDRQERPDEDNFEGLTLKDVTPKRPPFYRDWTLLQLNTLLLCALLTQIASGYDSSMLNGMQALPQWNKYFGKPTGTRLGAMTFGPTGGILISVLVSSQLCERFGRRYPICGGSLIIILGSIIQAAAVNYGMFVVSRFLVGLGLGIVATAAPPLLTEVAYPSQRGKLVSFYLTTWSLGSLIAAWITYGTFKMTDSSWSWRIPSVLQCVFSLIQAVLSLLAPESPRWLIYHGRREEALAMLAKYHADGDTSSRLVRFEMAEITATLEMEKIQRASRWTEWVATRGNRHRLFLALYIPAMLQWAGNGLTSYYLSKVLNTINVTDPHVQLIINACLSVWSFLTAAFFATLVDRAGRRRLFLGGMGGMGVSYVIWTVCSALNEEHHFQDKGYAAGVLVMIFLFSAAYHACSPVAPTYIMEVVPYSLRAKASMMYQLTGNLAGIYNSFANPVAMDAISWRYYIVWCCVIGVHFVLIFLFFPETKGKGLEEVAEIFDGPNALSGVNAMRQMGLDVHADKAVAVKGGVANEHVERVEA; via the coding sequence ATGACTTCTCACCACGATCGACAGGAGAGACCAGACGAGGACAactttgaaggcctcacgcTCAAGGATGTCACTCCCAAACGCCCTCCCTTCTACCGGGATTGGACCCTCCTCCAACTCAACACCCTTCTGCTGTGTGCCCTCCTCACGCAAATCGCCTCGGGATACGACAGCAGCATGCTCAACGGCATGCAGGCCCTCCCGCAATGGAACAAGTACTTTGGCAAACCAACCGGCACCCGTCTCGGCGCCATGACGTTTGGCCCAACCGGTGGCATCCTGATCTCCGTGCTGGTCTCCTCCCAGCTGTGCGAGCGCTTCGGCCGCCGGTACCCCATCTGCGGCGGCTcgctcatcatcatcctgggcTCGATCATCCAGGCCGCCGCCGTCAACTACGGCATGTTCGTGGTCTCGCGCTTCTTGGTCGGCCTGGGGCTGGGCATCGTCGCTACCGCCGCCCCGCCTCTCCTGACCGAGGTCGCCTACCCGTCCCAGCGAGGCAAGCTCGTCTCCTTCTATCTCACCACCTGGTCGCTGGGCTCCCTCATCGCCGCCTGGATCACCTACGGCACCTTCAAGATGACCGACTCCAGCTGGAGCTGGCGCATCCCCAGCGTCCTGCAATGCGTCTTCTCGCTCATCCAGGCCGTGCTCAGCCTGCTCGCCCCGGAGTCCCCCCGCTGGCTCATCTACCACGGCCGCCGCGAGGAAGCGCTCGCCATGCTGGCCAAATACCACGCCGACGGGGACACCTCGTCCCGCCTCGTCCGCTTCGAAATGGCCGAAATCACCGCCACGCTCGAAATGGAGAAGATCCAGCGCGCCTCCCGCTGGACGGAGTGGGTCGCGACCCGGGGCAACCGGCACCGCCTGTTTTTGGCGCTCTACATCCCCGCCATGCTGCAGTGGGCCGGCAACGGGCTGACCTCGTACTACCTCTCCAAGGtcctcaacaccatcaaCGTGACGGACCCGCAcgtccagctcatcatcaacgcctgcCTCTCCGTCTGGTCGTTCCTGACCGCCGCCTTCTTCGCGACGCTGGTCGACCGCGCCGGTCGCCGCCGGCTCTTCCTCGGCGGCATGGGCGGCATGGGCGTCTCCTACGTCATCTGGACGGTCTGCTCGGCGCTGAACGAGGAACACCACTTCCAGGATAAGGGCTATGCGGCGGGCGTGCTGGTCATGATCTTCCTGTTCAGCGCCGCGTACCATGCGTGTTCGCCCGTGGCGCCGACGTACATCATGGAAGTCGTGCCGTACTCGCTGCGCGCCAAGGCGAGCATGATGTACCAGCTGACCGGCAACCTCGCCGGGATCTACAACTCGTTTGCCAACCCCGTGGCCATGGATGCGATTTCGTGGCGGTATTATATCGTCTGGTGCTGTGTGATTGGCGTGCACTTTGTGTtgatctttctcttcttcccggagaccaagggcaagggcttggaggaggtggccgAGATCTTTGACGGGCCGAATGCGCTGTCGGGGGTGAATGCGATGCGCCAGATGGGGTTGGATGTGCATGCCGACAAGGCGGTTGCTGTGAAGGGTGGCGTTGCGAATGAGCATGTTGAGAGAGTGGAGGCTTAG
- a CDS encoding BTB/POZ domain-containing protein has protein sequence MDRVTHIIDPDGEVVIILRNANTPFAELDEDMVASIASQPAEVSTPEPAEENGLAPAEQPPEQQAEQQPEEEPEEQLQQPEQPAEDPIEIGGETEDETCFRIRVSAKHLMLASPYFKKLLTGRWRESVAYQHKGSIELPEEGWDINAFLILLRAIHSQHYRIPRTLTVEMLAKGTVLADYYKCEEAISVWTTIWINALEEEIPSTYSRDLFLWLWISWYFKLPKQFKQATSTAMSRSDNWIKNGPGLPIPAKVISKARRTLSVLSH, from the coding sequence ATGGATCGAGTAACTCATATCATTGATCCAGATGGCGAAGTGGTGATAATACTGCGCAATGCAAATACTCCTTTCGCGGAACTCGACGAAGATATGGTTGCCAGCATTGCCTCTCAACCGGCAGAAGTGTCCACTCCAGAGCCTGCCGAAGAGAATGGCCTCGCACCTGCAGAGCAACCTCCTGAACAGCAGGCTGAACAGCAGCCCGAAGAGGAACCTGAAGAACAACTTCAACAACCTGAACAGCCTGCTGAAGATCCAATTGAAATCGGAGGTGAAACGGAGGACGAGACTTGCTTCCGCATCCGAGTCTCTGCGAAGCACTTGATGCTTGCCTCTCCATATTTCAAGAAATTACTCACCGGCCGCTGGAGAGAAAGTGTGGCCTATCAGCACAAGGGCTCAATCGAGCTCCCTGAAGAGGGCTGGGATATCAACGCCTTCTTGATCCTACTCCGCGCGATTCACAGCCAACACTATCGTATACCGCGGACGTTGACTGTTGAGATGCTTGCGAAGGGCACGGTCCTAGCCGACTACTATAAATGTGAGGAAGCCATCTCTGTTTGGACGACTATCTGGATCAACgctctggaggaagagatcccCTCGACATATTCTCGAGATCTATTCCTGTGGTTATGGATCTCCTGGTATTTCAAACTCCCAAAGCAGTTCAAACAGGCAACATCGACTGCCATGTCACGAAGTGATAATTGGATTAAGAACGGTCCGGGGCTTCCAATACCGGCGAAAGTCATAAGTAAGGCTAGACGAACTCTCAGCGTGCTCAGTCACTAA
- a CDS encoding putative integral membrane protein (Pth11), with the protein MYTRGVILRTVAIDDYIQNGYGVHIWNLYLVKLKPFKQNDLAAEDIFALGIWFVKTSILLFYLRLNPERRFRQWTYGIMAFVFVYSLISILVFTCGCIPVTAMWDMTQMATAKCVDQLAFVYANAAFNLLSDLMTLILPVKLCWALQTTLKQKVLLCVVLAMGSFACVIAIVRIVTMMPFVHSMDFTWYKVTLAKWAMVEINVGIICACLPVLRPLLLRVVPQLAGSKNSGADKQSDESYTLRNAVPRKKKGIRNWDYLTTVGGTQNPREDDVESVHVRPNGKSESQEGIILSTETKITYH; encoded by the exons ATGTACACGCGAGGTGTAATCCTGCGAACGGTTGCTATTGACGATT ACATCCAAAACGGCTACGGCGTGCACATCTGGAACTTGTACCTGGTCAAACTCAAGCCTTTCAAACAG AACGACCTGGCAGCAGAAGACATCTTCGCCCTCGGCATCTGGTTTGTCAAAACGTCCATCCTCCTTTTCTACCTCCGTCTCAACCCGGAGCGCCGCTTCCGCCAATGGACCTACGGCATCATggccttcgtcttcgtctaCTCCCTCATCAGTATCCTTGTCTTCACCTGCGGCTGCATCCCCGTGACAGCCATGTGGGACATGACGCAAATGGCCACCGCCAAGTGCGTCGACCAGCTGGCGTTCGTCTACGCCAACGCGGCGTTTAACTTGCTCTCGGATCTGATGACGCTCATCCTGCCGGTCAAGCTGTGCTGGGCGCTGCAGACGACGCTGAAGCAGAAGGTTCTGCTATGCGTGGTGCTCGCGATGGGCTCCTTTGCGTGCGTGATTGCCATTGTGCGGATcgtgacgatgatgccgtTTGTGCATTCGATGGATTTCACATGGTATAAGGTTACGTTGGCTAAGTGGGC GATGGTCGAAATCAATGTCGGCATCATCTGCGCCTGTCTCCCCGTCCTCCGGCCTCTGCTGCTACGCGTCGTCCCCCAGTTAGCAGGCAGCAAGAACTCGGGCGCGGATAAGCAGTCCGACGAGAGCTATACCCTGCGCAATGCCGTGcccaggaaaaagaagggcaTCCGGAACTGGGATTACCTCACGACGGTGGGGGGGACGCAGAATCCGCGCGAGGACGACGTCGAGAGTGTCCATGTGCGGCCGAATGGGAAGAGTGAGAGCCAGGAGGGGATTATCTTGTCGACGGAGACGAAGATCACATATCATTGA
- the chi3 gene encoding putative class III chitinase yields the protein MALYKLGLWASLWATFHTAAAKLDLNSQTNIAIYWGMLYLYQYVVHPPVSPHSNDCPIIVRVFQLAFVTRINGANGLPEVNFANAGDNCTTFEGTNLLSCPQIEEDIPICQSLGKTILLSIGGATYTEGGFTSESAAIAGANSVWQTFGPPSNNPSTLRPFGKAAVDGFDLDFESPVANMPAFANQLRSLFSSDPSKQYYLTAAPQCPYPDAADGPMLDGAVSFDAIWVQFYNNYCGLQAYNPGSTSQNNFNFATWDTWAKSVSRNKNVKVFLGVPGSSTAAGSGYVSVEALAQIIAYTKGFSSFGGVMAWDVSQVMANSGFLAGVRAALGSGSGSGSGSTTVSPTTASTTTSTSTPTTTTSSTTSAPTTSTSVTTTSTTSSTTAPTGSCPTAGARCSGGGAACNGASFGLCDNGVWVMQPCPGGLVCIQGGAGVYCGYPADKPAGSC from the exons atggctcTGTACAAACTGGGTCTCTGGGCAAGCCTTTGGGCTACATTCCacactgctgctgccaagTTAGACCTCAACAGCCAGACCAACATTGCCATCTACTGGGGTATGCTCTATCTGTATCAATATGTCGTT CATCCACCGGTCTCGCCGCACAGCAACGATTGTCCTATTATTGTCAGA GTCTTCCAACTCGCCTTTGTCACCAGAATCAACGGCGCCAATGGTCTCCCAGAGGTCAACTTCGCCAATGCAGGCGACAACTGCACCACCTTTGAAGGCACAAACCTCCTCAGCTGTCCTCAGATAGA AGAAGACATCCCCATCTGTCAATCCCTCGGCAAGaccatcctcctctccaTTGGCGGTGCAACCTACACCGAAGGCGGCTTCACCAGTGAGTCCGCCGCCATCGCCGGAGCCAACAGCGTCTGGCAGACCTTCGGCCCTCCCAGCAACAACCCCTCCACTCTCCGCCCCTTCGGCAAAGCGGCCGTGGACGGCTTCGACTTGGACTTTGAGTCCCCCGTCGCCAACATGCCGGCCTTCGCCAACCAGCTCCGCTCCTTGTTCAGTTCCGACCCCTCCAAGCAATACTACCTCACCGCCGCCCCGCAATGCCCCTACCCGGACGCCGCCGACGGGCCCATGCTCGACGGCGCCGTCTCCTTCGACGCCATCTGGGTCCAGTTCTACAACAACTACTGCGGCCTGCAGGCGTACAACCCCGGCTCCACGTCCCAGAACAACTTCAACTTCGCCACCTGGGACACCTGGGCCAAGTCCGTCTCGCGCAACAAGAACGTCAAGGTCTTCCTCGGCGTGCCGGGGAGCTCGACCGCCGCGGGAAGCGGGTACGTTTCGGTGGAGGCGCTGGCGCAGATCATCGCGTACACCAAGGGCTTCTCGTCCTTTGGGGGCGTGATGGCCTGGGACGTCAGCCAGGTTATGGCCAATAGCGGGTTTCTGGCTGGGGTGCGAGCGGCGCTAGGTTCGGGGTCCGGGTCGGGGTCGGGGTCGACGACTGTGAGTCCCACTACTGCTTCGACGACTACCTCTACGTCCACTCCTACTACCACTACGTCCAGCACGACGAGTGCCCCGACGACCTCGACGAGTGTCACGACAACCTCGACGACGAGTAGCACGACGGCTCCCACAGGTAGCTGTCCCACGGCCGGCGCGCGCTGTTCGGGGGGAGGGGCCGCGTGCAACGGGGCAAGCTTCGGGCTGTGCGATAACGGAGTGTGGGTGATGCAGCCGTGCCCCGGTGGGCTGGTTTGTATCCAGGGGGGAGCAGGCGTGTACTGTGGGTATCCTgcagataaacccgctgGGTCTTGTTAG
- a CDS encoding F-box protein — translation MPSSAEQTFSIYELVEHIPLQLDHPVEITRAQRVCRHWRDVIQTSPALQEACWYQVITKDAESRPIATEPTWKLNPAFNRIGVSLSSDAAKGGGQGLGEFSLEEDIYDEPGSWTTMLVTQPPSQRILVKCHSYYSDDQILFYLIASRAGPLLMGDIMAVLAECRNRQDCGIDRWGGLRHYTGELVRWEEEKWEPYHWAALDRMPDDVSINVAIEMPWGYGGCPAFSLRRVYGTERFLHEMILHEMIMDQGHEYQWAETSSGPQYRPVNKSKYRANLLAVKEHRGRYLSTCSTVFRLLSEVNQPG, via the exons ATGCCATCGTCTGCCGAGCAAACTTTCAGCATCTATGAGCTTGTTGAGCATATACCCCTGCAGCTGGATCATCCGGTGGAGATCACTCGTGCCCAGCGAGTTTGCCGTCACTGGAGAGATGTGATCCAAACATCCCCGGCGTTACAGGAGGCCTGCTGGTATCAAGTCATTACTAAAGATGCTGAATCACGGCCAATCGCTACTGAACCGACATGGAAACTGAACCCTGCTTTCAACCGAATAGGCGTCTCACTATCCAGCGACGCAGCAAAGGGTGGAGGTCAAGGTCTAGGGGAATTCAGCTTGGAGGAAGACATCTACGACGAACCTGGGTCCTGGACGACCATGCTGGTCACGCAGCCTCCCAGCCAGCGAATCCTGGTCAAATGCCACAGCTACTATTCCGACGATCAGATACT TTTCTATCTCATCGCATCAAGGGCCGGCCCTCTCCTTATGGGCGACATCATGGCCGTTCTGGCAGAATGCCGGAATCGACAGGATTGCGGCATAGATCGCTGGGGTGGCCTACGCCACTATACAGGCGAGCTCGTCCgatgggaggaggagaaatgGGAGCCCTATCACTGGGCCGCCCTTGACAGAATGCCGGATGATGTGTCCATTAATGTTGCGATCGAGATGCCTTGGGGATACGGGGGATGTCCTGCCTTTTCTCTTCGGCGGGTCTACGGCACCGAGCGCTTCCTGCATGAAATGATCCTGCATGAGATGATCATGGACCAAGGGCATGAATATCAGTGGGCCGAGACTTCGTCGGGCCCCCAATACCGCCCTGTGAACAAGTCCAAGTACAGGGCAAATCTGTTGGCTGTAAAGGAGCATCGAGGGAGATATCTGTCGACTTGCAGCACTGTCTTTCGCCTACTATCTGAGGTGAACCAGCCAGGGTAG